A region of the Peredibacter starrii genome:
ATTGAGTCGGGCGAAGCTTCTCTTTCAGAATTAGCCATCCCATAAACACATTAATGAGCGGATTCAAGAAGTAACCCATACTCGCTTCAAGCACCTTGCCAACATTCACGGCATAGATATAAAGCAGCCAGTTGGATGAAATGAGAATTGCCGACATCATCAGCATGTTACGCGTGCGTTTTTGTTTCCAAATTTCTTTTAGACTTCCAGTCTTCTTGGTGAAAACTAGAATAATCATCAAGGTTACGAACGACCAAAGAAGTCGATGAGCAAACAAATCCCAGGCACTCACGTCATGAAAGATCTTCCAATAGAGAGGAAAAGTTCCCCACATGGAGAAGGCGAGCATGGCAGCGAGATGGGCCTTTGAAATTTTCATGTTATCTCAGGTTAAATTTATTCTTGATCCTTAAAGCAATAAAGATGGCAATAATTGAAGTAACAACTCCAACAACTCCTACGATATTGTAATGAGTAAGAGCACCGGCCGCAGTAGATCCCAAAATCAAGCCCGCACCTTGAGAGGCCAGACCAGAGGATAACTGTCTTGAAGCATTTTCAAGGCTCATAAACGTTCCGCGCTCTTCAGGTTTGACAACAGCTGAAACCAGAGTCATTGCCGGAATAAAGCGGGCCGAACCCATCATGGTGAAGAGTGAGCTCACAATAAGAATGATCCACAGGGGAGATGTTGGGAGATTGGTCAGAAGAAAAATAGGAACGATAGAAATCAATGCCACTACTTTGAAGACGGCGAAGCTTCCGATTCTATCGCAAAGTTTTCCCACAGTTCTAGCTGTAATAATTGTACAAATTCCACCAACCAAATAGATCAAAGGAAGCTTATCTTCAGGTAAGCCAGCGTTTCTTACGAGATAGGTTGAGATAAAGGGAACAATCATGAAGATACCAAAACCCAAAGTACTCGTGAGAGTAAAGGCCTGGATGTAGTCCTTTTGGATCAGGATCGATTTAAAGTTCATGAGATTTGACTTAAAGCTTCGAGGCTCAGTCTTGATCTTCACCGAAGGAAGAACAAAATAAGCGGCTATCCAGAAAATTAAACCAATGATGCAAATGAAGTAAAAGGCCCCATGCCAATCAAAAGCATTTGCAATAAAGAGACCTGTTGGCACACCTAAAATACTACTGATAGAAAACGCCGACATCACCACACCCATCGCGGCCCCGCGGCGTTGATAAGGGATGAGATCAGATACTAGTGATAGAACGCTGGCATTTAAGATTCCGCCAAAGGCCCCTGCAATGATTCTGGCCGC
Encoded here:
- a CDS encoding MFS transporter, whose translation is MNVPATDDLAALRKERFIIIILAAIQVAHILDFVIMMPLGPQFMRVFNISPVEFSTLVSAYTFSAGIVGFFGALYADHFDRKKFLLFNFSGFIIGTFMCAISPNFGALLAARIIAGAFGGILNASVLSLVSDLIPYQRRGAAMGVVMSAFSISSILGVPTGLFIANAFDWHGAFYFICIIGLIFWIAAYFVLPSVKIKTEPRSFKSNLMNFKSILIQKDYIQAFTLTSTLGFGIFMIVPFISTYLVRNAGLPEDKLPLIYLVGGICTIITARTVGKLCDRIGSFAVFKVVALISIVPIFLLTNLPTSPLWIILIVSSLFTMMGSARFIPAMTLVSAVVKPEERGTFMSLENASRQLSSGLASQGAGLILGSTAAGALTHYNIVGVVGVVTSIIAIFIALRIKNKFNLR